A single window of Ornithorhynchus anatinus isolate Pmale09 chromosome 3, mOrnAna1.pri.v4, whole genome shotgun sequence DNA harbors:
- the LOC100083894 gene encoding olfactory receptor 502-like codes for MANGNRTVLSEFILSGLTSDPQLRIPLFMLFLLIYMVTLLGNLLIVLIIRVSSQLHTPMYFFLSHLSFSDSCYSSSVTPKMLANFLLDKKTISYPECVAQFCVAATFGVVEYCLLAVMAYDRYVAICKPLLYIVCMPQRLCASLVTASYLASCLNTVVYTANVFSLTFCGPPEINHFYCDVPPLLKLSCSDPGLAQVLPAATMAVIMLVTVLTTLISYVYILPAILKIQSSGGRQKAFFTCSSHLMTVTLFYGTTMFIYLLPSSSFSMDQKKLVSVCYMILIPMLNPMIYSLRNKEVKDALWKVLVRERIG; via the coding sequence ATGGCCAACGGAAATCGCACCGTTCTGAGTGAATTCATTCTGTCTGGATTAACAAGTGATCCACAGTTACGGATCCCCCTCTTCATGCTGTTCCTCCTCATCTATATGGTCACTCTTCTGGGGAATCTGCTCATCGTTTTAATCATTAGAGTCAGTTCGCAACTTCACACGCCCATGTACTTTTTCCTTAGCCACCTGTCTTTCTCTGACTCGTGTTATTCATCGTCCGTCACCCCTAAGATGCTGGCAAATTTCTTATTGGACAAGAAAACCATTTCTTACCCAGAATGTGTGGCGCAGTTCTGTGTTGCGGCTACATTTGGAGTAGTGGAGTATTGCCTTCTGGCAGTGATGGCTTATGATCGATACGTAGCCATCTGTAAACCCCTCTTATACATAGTCTGCATGCCTCAGAGGCTGTGTGCTTCACTGGTTACTGCTTCCTACCTGGCCAGCTGCCTGAATACTGTGGTCTACACAGCTAATGTATTTAGTTTGACGTTCTGCGGACCTCCTGAAATTAATCACTTCTACTGTGACGTCCCCCCTTTGTTGAAGCTGTCCTGTTCGGACCCCGGGCTTGCCCAAGTCCTTCCTGCTGCAACCATGGCCGTCATTATGCTGGTTACGGTGCTGACGACACTGATATCTTATGTGTACATCCTGCCGGCTATTCTTAAAATACAGTCCTCTGGAGGAAGGCAAAAAGCCTTCTTCACCTGCTCCTCTCACCTAATGACAGTCACTTTATTCTACGGTACGACAATGTTTATTTATCTGCTGCCCAGTTCTAGCTTCTCAATGGATCAGAAAAAGCTGGTGTCCGTGTGCTATATGATATTGATTCCCATGCTGAACCCAATGATCTATAGTCTGAGGAACAAAGAGGTGAAAGATGCCCTGTGGAAGGTtctggtcagggaacgtatcggTTAA
- the LOC100083850 gene encoding olfactory receptor 502-like: MANGNRTALSEFILSGLTSDPQLQIPLFILFLLIYMVTLLGNLLIVLIIRVSSQLHTPMYFFLSHLSFSDSCYSSSVTPKMLANFLLDKKTISYPECVAQFCVAATFGVVEYCLLAVMAYDRYVAICKPLLYIVCMPQRLCASLVTASYLASCLNTVVYTVNVFSLTFCGPLEINHFYCDVPPLLKLSCSDPGLAQVFPAASTAIIMLVTVLTTLISYVYILLAILKIQSSGGRQKAFFTCTSHLMTVTLFYGTTMFIYLLPSSSFSMDQKKLVSICYMILIPMLNPVIYSLRNKEVKDALWKVMAREWIG, translated from the coding sequence ATGGCCAACGGAAATCGTACCGCTCTGAGTGAGTTCATTCTGTCTGGATTAACGAGTGATCCACAGTTACAGATCCCCCTCTTCatcctgtttctcctcatctATATGGTCACTCTTCTGGGgaatctgcttattgttttaatCATTAGAGTCAGTTCGCAACTTCACACGCCCATGTACTTTTTCCTTAGCCATCTGTCTTTCTCTGACTCGTGTTATTCATCGTCCGTCACCCCTAAGATGCTGGCAAATTTCTTATTGGACAAGAAAACCATTTCTTACCCAGAATGTGTGGCGCAGTTCTGTGTTGCGGCTACATTTGGAGTAGTGGAGTATTGCCTTCTGGCAGTGATGGCTTATGATCGATACGTAGCCATCTGTAAACCCCTCTTATACATAGTCTGCATGCCTCAGAGGCTGTGTGCTTCACTGGTTACTGCTTCCTACCTGGCCAGCTGCCTGAATACTGTGGTCTACACAGTTAATGTATTTAGTTTGACCTTCTGTGGACCTCTTGAAATTAATCACTTCTACTGTGACGTCCCTCCGTTGTTGAAGCTGTCCTGTTCGGACCCCGGGCTTGCCCAAGTCTTTCCTGCTGCATCCACGGCCATTATTATGCTTGTTACCGTTCTGACGACACTGATATCATATGTGTACATCCTGCTGgctattttaaaaatacaatctTCTGGAGGAAGACAAAAAGCTTTCTTCACATGCACTTCTCACCTAATGACGGTCACTTTATTCTATGGTACTACAATGTTTATTTATCTGCTGCCCAGTTCCAGCTTCTCAATGGATCAGAAAAAGCTGGTGTCCATTTGCTATATGATACTGATCCCCATGCTGAACCCAGTAATCTATAGTCTGAGGAACAAAGAGGTGAAAGATGCCCTATGGAAGGTCATGGCCAGGGAATGGATCGGCtaa